In a genomic window of Rhopalosiphum maidis isolate BTI-1 chromosome 4, ASM367621v3, whole genome shotgun sequence:
- the LOC113550435 gene encoding maltase A3-like: MLHKMTKLNSYWLIVFVSFTSVSYGEEEIIYPVTNSKNDWWSNTIIYQVYPRSFKDSDNDGIGDLKGITEELDHFVDLGIEIVWINPIFKSPMYDMGYDVENYTTIDPMFGSMEDFEELISEMNKRNLKLIIDFVPNHSSDQCEWFLKSIKKEGKYDEYYVWRNASNQDQLSNTSITPTPPNNWLSKFGGSAWSWNTERKQFYLHQFSDKQPDLNFRNSEVHKEILNILEFWMDKGVAGFRFSAVGKLYEDKDFQNEPKSVGRENWPIYYSLDHIYTHDQPEVIDTIIEWRKFMDDYSNRRNTFPRLLAAEAHHHVCVFSLRDYYGNENNPGAQIPFNFHLLIQVRKNDLVYSVDRAIKFWFEVIPANNTPNWVMETHDTDRISSKYGSEMVQVFTALKLSLPGIDVTYYGSEIGMENVYVRPDQIQDSYDSSGQRNIESRDFARSPMEWNGKSNAGFTEAKKPWLPINPNYYKINVEEQKKISTSNYNFYKKMSQLRKTDTLKYGDLKLYNITDSIYIVKRSLSGRETYLTVMNFGSETETVILSEVISNLKKKLYVYLGSENSAHSQSDIVSTISIVDNPLHLRPQSVVVLTDNLVNVDTFRNNAISYRKYNTSYISILCALLLIVYHVGIRN, translated from the exons ATGTTACACAAAAtgactaaattaaattcttattggCTAATTGTCTTTGTGTCATTTACGTCTGTCTCGTACGGAGaagaagaaataatttatccaGTAACAAATTCAAAGAACGATTGGTggtcaaatacaataatatatcaagtatATCCAAGATCATTCAAAGACAGTGACAACGATGGAATTGGAGATTTAAAAG gaATTACTGAAGAACTAGATCACTTTGTTGATCTTGGTATAGAAATTGTATggataaatccaatatttaaatcacCCATGTATGATATGGGATATGATGTAGAAAACTATACGACGATTGATCCTATGTTTGGAAGTATGGAAGATTTTGAAGAACTAATATCAGAAATGAACAAgcgaa atttAAAACTCATAATAGATTTTGTACCAAATCATTCGAGTGATCAATGcgaatggtttttaaaatcgataaaaaaagaAGGCAAGTAtgatgaatattatgtatggcGTAATGCCTCAAATCAAGACCAACTCAGTAATACATCAATCACACCAACACCTCCGAATAATTgg ttAAGTAAATTTGGAGGCTCTGCGTGGTCATGGAATACTGAACGAAAACAATTCTATTTACATCAATTTAGTGACAAACAGCCGGATTTAAACTTTAGGAACTCTGAAGTACATAAAGAAATATtg aatattttggaattttggATGGATAAAGGCGTAGCCGGTTTCCGATTTAGTGCTGTCGGTAAATTATATGAAGACAaagattttcaaaatgaaCCAAAATCGGTTGGCCGAGAAAATTGgccaatttattattcattggaTCACATATACACACATGATCAACCAGAAGTTATCGATACAATTATTGAATGGAGAAAATTCATGGATGATTATTCGAATAGGAGGAATACATTTCCtag GCTTTTAGCTGCCGAAGCACATCACCATGTCTGTGTATTTTCATTGAGAGATTATTatggaaatgaaaataatcctGGTGCTCAAATtccatttaattttcatttactgATTCAAGTACGCAAAAACGATTTAGTATATTCAGTGGACAGAGCAATTAAATTCTGGTTTGAAGTGATACCAGCAAATAATACACCAAACTGGGTG atggaAACCCATGACACCGATAGGATATCGTCGAAATACGGATCGGAAATGGTTCAAGTATTTACCGCTCTAAAATTGTCACTTCCTGGTATTGATGTGACATATTATGGGAGTGAAATAGGCATGGAGAACGTCTATGTAAGACCTGATCAAATTCAAGATTCTTATGATTCAAGTGGTCAGAGAAATATAGAAAGCAGAGATTTTGCAAGGAGTCCCATGGAATGGAATGGTAAATCTAATGCAG GATTTACTGAAGCAAAAAAGCCGTGGTTACCTATAAAtccaaattattacaaaataaacgtcgaagaacagaaaaaaatatcaaccagtaattacaatttttacaaaaaaatgtctcAACTACGAAAAACTGATACTTTGAAATATGGTGAtcttaaattgtacaatataactGATTCGATATACATAGTAAAAAG ATCGTTGTCTGGACGAGAAACATATTTAACTGTAATGAACTTTGGAAGTGAGACCGAGACAGTCATTCTCTCTGAGGTTATAagcaatctaaaaaaaaaactttacgtCTATCTGGGCAGCGAAAATTCAGCACACAGCCAAAG tgatatCGTATCCACGATTTCCATAGTTGACAATCCATTGCACCTTCGACCACAATCGGTAGTCGTGTTAACTGATAATTTAGTCAACGTCGATACGTTCAGGAATAATGCGATTAGTTACAGGAAATATAACACttcatatattagtattttatgtgCATTATTACTGATTGTTTATCATGTTGGAATACGTAATTAA